One region of Caviibacter abscessus genomic DNA includes:
- the rplT gene encoding 50S ribosomal protein L20 has protein sequence MSRVKTGIIRRKKHKKILKEAKGYKGTRKTNFKKASEAVRRAMAFATEHRKLKKRTMRELWIIRINAAARLNGISYSKFMNGLKKLEIELDRKVLADLAVNNATEFASLVEKVKSL, from the coding sequence ATGTCAAGAGTAAAAACTGGAATAATAAGAAGAAAAAAACATAAGAAAATATTAAAAGAAGCAAAAGGATATAAAGGAACAAGAAAAACTAACTTTAAAAAAGCAAGTGAAGCTGTAAGAAGAGCTATGGCGTTCGCAACAGAACATAGAAAATTAAAGAAAAGAACAATGAGAGAGTTATGGATAATTAGAATTAATGCGGCAGCAAGATTAAATGGTATCTCATATTCTAAATTTATGAATGGATTAAAGAAATTAGAAATAGAGTTAGACAGAAAAGTATTAGCTGATTTAGCAGTAAATAACGCAACAGAATTTGCAAGCTTAGTTGAAAAAGTAAAAAGTCTATAA
- a CDS encoding ABC transporter ATP-binding protein, translating into MQTLLRLENVTKIYKTNVEEIKILDNINMAIEEGDLVSIQGKSGSGKTTLLNILGLLDSDFQGKIYINEKIPENINEAELRSENIGFVFQFHYLLAEFTALENIMLPALERGKYTKKEIEQKAMELLDLVGLENRAKHYPNELSGGEKQRIAIARALINDPQIILADEPTGNLDEYNSKKINDLFLKINKEKKQSIIIVTHSKELADIAKIKYKVENYKLVKFN; encoded by the coding sequence ATGCAAACATTATTAAGACTTGAAAATGTTACTAAAATATATAAGACAAATGTAGAAGAAATAAAAATACTTGATAATATAAACATGGCAATTGAAGAAGGAGATTTAGTTTCAATACAAGGTAAATCAGGAAGTGGGAAAACGACACTGCTTAATATTTTAGGACTTTTAGATAGTGATTTTCAAGGTAAAATATATATAAATGAAAAAATACCTGAAAATATCAATGAAGCAGAACTTAGAAGCGAAAATATAGGTTTTGTTTTTCAATTTCATTATTTACTTGCTGAATTTACAGCACTTGAAAATATAATGTTACCTGCACTTGAAAGAGGAAAATATACAAAAAAAGAAATTGAGCAAAAAGCAATGGAACTTTTAGATTTAGTTGGTTTAGAAAATAGAGCAAAACACTATCCAAATGAATTATCAGGTGGTGAAAAACAAAGAATTGCTATTGCAAGAGCATTAATTAATGATCCTCAAATAATACTTGCAGATGAACCTACAGGAAATCTTGATGAATATAACAGCAAAAAAATAAATGATTTATTCTTAAAAATAAATAAAGAAAAGAAACAAAGTATTATTATAGTTACTCATAGTAAAGAATTAGCAGATATAGCTAAAATTAAATATAAAGTTGAGAACTATAAATTAGTTAAATTTAATTGA
- a CDS encoding ABC transporter permease codes for MVSLFIAYRHIRERKFQSIVSIIGVSLALIVFFTSLSISNGLKRNTINSILSLNPHISVMIDTQKEGKYKEIIDKIQKIDKENIKDVVKRVSIQGFVKAKNNVVVPLITGIEDEKINLNIIKTSKHLSKNEPYAIVGEKFAQNNDVDVDNYINVVTVDGKEIRLKISKIFKTGFLPYDQNFVIIPVNIGQILLEKGDVIETLEVKVKDPSDIKSIKKIINKINMIDEKVFSYSWADENKNLLSAIEFEEFILVVILSMLFIIASFGVSVILNMSVREKTTDIGILKACGYKDKTILKIFVLEGVILGVTGMIISAILTPIVLKILSLLSNSYLTKTYYISKLPISISVKEVVLIYTVSLIVILLASILPARKAAKMDPTNAIRFNS; via the coding sequence ATGGTAAGTTTATTTATTGCATATAGACATATAAGAGAAAGAAAGTTTCAATCAATAGTTTCAATAATTGGGGTATCACTTGCTCTAATTGTTTTTTTTACATCACTTAGTATTTCAAACGGGTTAAAAAGAAATACAATAAATTCAATTTTAAGCTTAAATCCACACATTAGTGTAATGATTGATACTCAAAAAGAAGGTAAATATAAAGAAATAATTGATAAAATACAAAAAATTGATAAAGAAAATATAAAAGATGTAGTTAAAAGAGTTTCAATTCAAGGATTTGTCAAAGCTAAAAATAATGTAGTAGTACCTCTTATTACAGGTATTGAAGATGAAAAAATAAATTTAAATATTATAAAAACATCAAAACATCTTAGCAAAAATGAACCTTATGCAATAGTGGGTGAAAAATTTGCACAAAATAATGATGTAGATGTAGATAATTATATAAATGTAGTAACAGTAGATGGTAAAGAAATAAGATTAAAAATTAGTAAAATTTTTAAAACAGGATTTTTACCATATGATCAAAATTTTGTTATAATACCTGTAAATATAGGACAAATTTTACTTGAAAAAGGAGATGTAATTGAAACTCTTGAAGTTAAAGTTAAAGATCCTAGCGATATTAAAAGTATAAAGAAAATAATAAATAAAATAAATATGATAGATGAAAAAGTTTTTTCATATTCTTGGGCTGATGAAAATAAAAATCTTTTAAGTGCAATAGAATTTGAGGAGTTTATACTTGTAGTAATATTAAGTATGTTATTTATTATAGCAAGTTTTGGGGTTTCTGTAATATTAAATATGTCTGTAAGAGAAAAGACAACAGATATTGGAATTTTAAAAGCCTGTGGATATAAAGATAAAACTATACTTAAGATTTTTGTTTTAGAAGGTGTAATACTTGGTGTAACAGGTATGATTATATCTGCAATATTAACGCCAATTGTATTAAAAATATTAAGTCTTTTATCAAACAGTTATCTTACAAAAACTTATTATATTTCAAAATTACCAATAAGTATAAGTGTTAAGGAAGTAGTTTTAATATATACTGTGTCGCTTATAGTAATACTGCTTGCTTCAATATTACCTGCAAGAAAAGCTGCAAAAATGGATCCTACAAACGCTATAAGGTTTAATTCATAG
- the rpmI gene encoding 50S ribosomal protein L35, protein MPKMKTHKGAKKRIKVTGSGKFVIRHSGKSHILTKKSHKRKKHLGDDYVISGGAAEKVAKLLVTSKGR, encoded by the coding sequence ATGCCTAAGATGAAAACACATAAAGGAGCAAAAAAGAGAATAAAAGTAACAGGAAGCGGAAAATTTGTTATAAGACACTCAGGGAAAAGCCATATATTAACTAAAAAATCTCATAAGAGAAAGAAACACTTAGGAGATGACTATGTAATTTCAGGTGGAGCAGCAGAAAAAGTTGCAAAATTATTGGTTACAAGTAAAGGAAGATAG
- the infC gene encoding translation initiation factor IF-3, protein MFCIKGTNKSDGVRVNEKIRCREIRVIGEDGESLGVMTPSEALEMANEQNLDLVEISPNAEPPVCKIMNYGKFRYEKTKKDKENKKKQKNIVIKELRIKPHIDDHDMQTKVTQINKFLEKEYKIKVSLRLSGREKQHIDTAIKILDEMAQLFEENAIVEKKYGKEQIQKFILISPKK, encoded by the coding sequence GTGTTCTGTATTAAAGGAACTAATAAATCTGATGGTGTAAGAGTAAATGAAAAAATCAGATGCAGAGAAATAAGAGTTATTGGAGAAGATGGGGAAAGTCTAGGTGTTATGACACCAAGTGAGGCTTTGGAAATGGCTAATGAACAAAATTTGGATTTGGTAGAAATATCACCAAATGCTGAACCACCAGTATGTAAAATAATGAATTACGGTAAATTTAGATATGAAAAAACTAAAAAAGATAAAGAAAATAAGAAAAAACAAAAGAATATCGTAATAAAAGAATTGAGAATAAAGCCACATATTGATGACCATGATATGCAAACAAAAGTAACTCAAATTAATAAATTTCTTGAAAAGGAATATAAAATTAAAGTAAGTTTAAGATTATCAGGTAGAGAAAAACAACATATAGACACAGCTATAAAAATCTTAGATGAAATGGCACAATTATTTGAAGAAAATGCTATTGTAGAGAAAAAGTATGGAAAAGAACAAATACAAAAATTCATATTAATATCACCTAAAAAATAA
- the hpf gene encoding ribosome hibernation-promoting factor, HPF/YfiA family produces MNIIISGQHLKITDPIREYAEEKCKKIGKYLENITEVHVMLTVEKTKSEGPIHKADATIYATGKKIRIESEDKDLYAAIDGMADKMERQVRKYKEKMKEKK; encoded by the coding sequence ATGAATATCATTATTAGTGGTCAACATTTAAAAATAACAGATCCTATTAGAGAGTATGCTGAGGAAAAATGTAAGAAGATAGGAAAATATCTTGAAAACATTACAGAGGTTCATGTAATGCTTACAGTTGAAAAAACAAAATCTGAAGGTCCAATTCATAAGGCAGATGCAACAATATATGCTACTGGAAAAAAAATTAGAATAGAAAGTGAAGATAAAGACTTATACGCTGCTATTGACGGTATGGCAGATAAAATGGAAAGACAAGTTAGAAAATATAAAGAAAAAATGAAAGAGAAAAAATAA
- a CDS encoding Dps family protein, with protein sequence MEKRLNQFLADLTVLSKKVQNYHWNIKGHGFFSIHAKLDEIYEQLNEEIDVIAERILALGNRPLSSLKEYLEIANIKEATSTEIDIDSALNSLKEDVSYIISSAKEIKVLADEKNDYGTSSIIDNFIVEYEKLNWMLRVAR encoded by the coding sequence ATGGAAAAAAGATTAAATCAATTTTTAGCAGACTTAACAGTATTATCTAAAAAAGTACAAAATTATCATTGGAATATAAAGGGGCATGGTTTCTTTTCAATTCATGCTAAATTAGATGAAATATATGAGCAATTAAATGAAGAAATAGATGTTATTGCAGAAAGAATATTAGCTTTAGGTAATAGACCTTTATCTAGTCTTAAAGAATATTTAGAAATTGCAAATATAAAAGAAGCAACAAGTACTGAGATAGATATAGATAGTGCATTAAATTCATTAAAAGAAGATGTATCATATATTATATCAAGTGCAAAAGAAATAAAAGTATTAGCTGATGAAAAAAATGATTATGGAACATCATCAATAATAGATAATTTCATAGTGGAATATGAAAAATTAAATTGGATGCTAAGAGTAGCCAGATAA